The genomic DNA CACGATGAGCTCTTCCACCATGCCTTGCATGAGGGTAATGTTCGGTTCATTCTCGATTGTTTTCTTCATTTCATTTTGGTACGTGAATTTATCGGCTTGGGCACGCAGCGCGCGTACGGCCGGGCCTTTACCTGTATTCAGCATCCTCATTTGGATGTGGGTCTTATCGATGTTGCGCCCCATTTCACCGCCGAGGGCATCAATTTCCCTAACGACGATCCCCTTTGCCGGTCCGCCGACAGATGGGTTACATGGCATGAAGGCGATCATATCAAGGTTGATGGTGACCATCAGCGTTTTCGCCCCCATGCGGGCGGAAGCAAGTCCTGCTTCCACTCCGGCGTGTCCAGCACCAATGACAATGACATCATACTGTCCTGCGTCATATTGCATGGTGATTTATCCTCCTTAAAGGATCACATGATCCTATATACAAATTTATTTCCCTAGGCAGAATTGTGAGAACAACTGATCGATCAAACTATCATGTACACTTTCACCGATGATTTCACCGAGAAGCCCCCATGTTCTTGTCAGATCGATCTGGGCAATGTCGATCGGTATGCCCATTTCTACATTTTGAATCGCTTCGTTGATGCTTGTCGACGCCTGATGAAGCAGGGCGATGTGACGGCTGTTGGATACATACGTCATATCCCCAGCCTCGATGGACCCATCAAAGAAGAGGGATGAAATGGCTTCCTCGAGCTCATCCACGCCTTCTTCCTCGATCAGGGCCGTCGTCACAAGCTTGTGGTTGGCGGCAAGTGCTTCCACTTTCGCCAGGTCGATCTTCCTCGGAAGGTCCGTCTTGTTCACGATGACAATGACATCCATTCCCTTGACGGCTTCAAACAGTTGCTCGTCTTCGAAGGTAAGGTCGTCCGCGTGATTGAGGACAAGAAGAATGAGATCTGCTTCCTTCAATACCTGTCGTGAGCGCTCGACCCCGATCCGCTCGACGATATCCTCCGTCTCCCGGATCCCCGCCGTATCGACGAGGCGGAGCGGTACACCCCTTACGTTCACATACTCCTCGATCACGTCACGCGTCGTTCCGGGAATATCCGTCACGATCGCCTTATTTTCGTGAACGAGGCTATTCAATAAAGAACTCTTCCCGACATTCGGGCGGCCGATGATGACCGTGGACAGGCCTTCACGGAGGATTTTCCCCTGCTCGGACGTCTTGATGAGCTTCTCGATCTCATCCCTGACATAGCTCGATTTCTCCAGGAGCACGCTGTGGGTCATTTCCTCCACATCATCATACTCCGGATAGTCAATATTCACTTCCACATGGGCGAGCGTCTCGAGGATTTCCTGGCGTAGCTTCTGAATCAGTTTGGATAGGCGTCCTTCCATCTGATTCAACGCCACATTCATGGCCCGGTCCGTCTTTGCCCTGATCAAATCCATGACGGCCTCCGCCTGGGACAGATCGATCCGTCCGTTCAGGAAGGCACGCTTTGTGAACTCTCCCGGCTCAGCCAATCTCGCACCGTGCTTCAACACAAGCTGAAGCACCTTATTGACCGATACAAGACCTCCGTGACAGTTGATTTCGAGGACGTTCTCACGCGTGAAAGTTTTCGGTCCCTTCAGCACCGACACCATGACCTCTTCCACCACCTGCTCTGTCGCAGGATCCACGATATGACCGTAATGGATCGTATGGGAGTCCAGTTCCGTCAGCGGTTTGCCTTTCTTGCCCCTGAACACCTGGTCCCCGATCGCAAAAGCGTCATCTCCGCTCAGACGGACAATGGCAATCGCCCCTTCCCCCATCGGAGTGGAAATCGCCGCAATCGTATCGAATTCCATATGAGTCACCTCTCTTTCTTCTCTTCTTACATCTATAAAAAAATGGCTGTCTCGTTCTAGCAGCCTCTATCATTAAGCAGTGTTTCCCCAAATTATTAGAATAGCACAAACCGATTTAAACCTAAAGAACGGAAAACTGGCAGATACGTCAAATTATCCACAGCCCCATTCTTTCATCCCTCTCATTTTAACTTATCCACATGTGAATAACAATAAACGGCAGGTGAAATTGGCAGGATTGTCACTTATCCAGAGGGCAGACGCAAAAAGATTCAGCTCCTTCTGTTGTGGTTTGGTAAAATATAGGCATAGGGAACCCGACGTATGTTGCCGAGAAAGATCGTATTTTTTCAGACCACTAAATATCCCTACGGCCGAACCGATATTATAGCCAACCAGGAAAGGAGCAACACATCATGTTCACCTACAAAATCGATCACGATCTATCATTGAAACTACTTGAACCCCAGGATGCTCAGGCGCTTTTTGAGCTGACCGACAAATCCCGCTCCCACTTGAAAGAGTGGCTACCATGGCTGGACTTCAGCACCAAGGTGAGCGACACAGAAGAATTCATTGCCGGAACGATGAAGGGATATGCCAACCGCAGCAGTCTATCCGCTGCCATCCTCTATCAAGGTGAAGTGGTCGGCACGGCCGGATTCAATAACATCAACTGGTCCAATAAAACCGCCTATATCGGATACTGGCTCGGTGAAGGCAACCAGGGGAAAGGAATTATGACCCGGGTGATCAGTACGTTGACGACCTATGCTTTTGAGCACTATGCACTCGACAAAGTCGAGATCCGCGCGGCCGTCGGAAATCAAAAAAGCCGGGGAATCCCGGAACGACTCGGCTATATCAAAGAAGGGACAATCCGCCAAGCAGAATGGCTTTATGACAGGTACGTGGATCATGTGATTTACGGAATTCTTTCAGATGAATGGAAAGAAAAGAGTGAATGATAAGGTAGAAAGGCCGCTCGGGTTGTTGATCCGGGCGGCTTTTTGACTGATTGGGGACGTTTGATGGGAAGGGGTGGTGGCGAAATTTGTCGAAAGGGTTGAAACGGGATGTAGCGAAGACGATTTTTAGGGGTTTGCACCATTGAACAGGTTAAAAAAGGGAGATTTCGTCCCATTCGGCTACTTTTTTCGGAATAGCTAAGATTTTATTACCGACTTTTTCAATTTTGCTATCAACTTTTCGAGTTTTTCTATCAACTTTCGCCTTTTTTCTACCAACTCTCACCTTTTCACCCGTTTCTACTGCCAACTTTCCGGATTTTTTTTCAACTTTCAGCCTTTCCGATCAACTTTCACTGTTTATTTCCAACTTCCAACGTTTATGACCAACTCCCACACTCCCCACTCGCTCCTCCACCAGCCATCCAATCAAAAAACGACCCCATCGGGACACCCACTCCAACGAGTGCGTCCCAACGGGGTCGTTTTTTCTTTATTTCGGTGAAATCACAATATATCGATTGGGTTCACGGCCTTCCGAGTGGGTTTCCACATCGGTCTTGTCCACGAGGGCAGCATGGATCACCTTGCGCTCGTAGGATGGCATGGCCTCGAGGGAAACGGGACGATTGATGCGGAGGGCCTTGTCGGCAAGGCGCTTCGCAAGATTCGATAAAGTTTCCCTGCGGCGGGCCCTGTAATTCTCCGCATCGAGCAGGATGGTGACGAATTGGTCAGACGAGCGATTCGCCACTAGCTGGGCAAGATGCTGAAGGGCGTTCAGGGTCTGTCCCCTTTTGCCAATCAGGAGGGCCATTTTCTCACCGGAGATATTGAATTCAACTTCTCTCCCGCTGCGCTTCTCTTCAATCGACGCTTCCACGCCCATTTCTTTGGCGACAGCTATCAGGAAGTTCTTCGCTTCTTCCACGGGATCAATTGTTTCCTTCACTGCCACGACGGCAGGTTTTCCTCCGAAAAGGCCGAAAAAGGCTTTCTTTCCGGGATCGATGACCGTGATTTCAGCACGGTCCTTTGTGATGTTCAGTTGAGACAAGGCTGATTCAATGGCTTCTTCCACCGTTGGACCTGTCACATTCACTTCTCTCACTTCTTCTTGCCCCCTGATTGGGCAGTGGCCTTGGCCGCTTTGACTTCTTTAATATCAGGACCTTTGATGAAATACGTTTGAGCAATCATGAACAGGTTACCTACAACCCAGTATAGGGAAAGGGCCGCAGGGAAGTTGATGGCAAAGATGATGATCATGACCGGCATGATATAAAGCATCATGGCCATTTGTGGGTTTTGATCAGCTGTTCCAGCCATCATCAGCTTCTGCTGGATGAAGGTTGTCAAACCGGCAATCAACGGAAGCGCATAGATCGGATCCGGGCTTCCAAGGTCGAACCATAGGAAATTGTGTTCCTTGATGGCTGCTGTACGACTGATTGCGTGATAGAAACCGATGAGGATCGGCATCTGGACGATCAGCGGGAAACATCCTGCCAGTGGATTGACGCCATGTGACTGGAACAACGCCATCGTTTCCTGTTGAAGCTTTTGCTGTGTTTGTGCATCTTTGGAGCTGTATTTCTCACGCAGCTTTTTCATTTCCGGCTGCAGTGCCTGCATTGCTTTAGAATTTTTCGTTTGCTTGATCATTAATGGTAGAATCGCTAAACGGATGATCAATGTGACGATGATAATGGCCAGACCATAGGATCCGAACCCGTCCAATTTTTCTCCGAAGAATGTAATTAATTGTGACAAAGGATAAACAATGTACTCGTTCCAAAAACCGGTACTATCTGAGTTGATTGGCTTATTATATTCTGTACAACCAGATAGAATAGCCATTAGCCCAACAATTGACATCAGGGCTATTATTCTCTTTTTCACCCTCTATTTCCTCCCAACTAATAAGTAATCAAGTGTGATAAAGGATGCGGTTACATCCTATTATGACAAAAGATAGAATCTTTCGTATTGTAACATCTTTTCACAGGTTTGTGCTGAGCAATCCTGTGCATCCCGCAAATAGTTTATGACTTTTTACGAACATTTTTGCCATAAGAACCCCGCTTCAATACTTTCCCTCTATTAAGAACGTGCGTGAGGCTGCTTTTCACCTCATGGAAGTTCATGTCGGCCGCCGGTTTCCTGGCGATGATTAAATAATCGTACTGATCTTTCACTTCTTCCCTCAATTCAAGGAACGACTGGCGCACATACCGTTTGATCCGATTCCGGCATACGGCATTGCCGATTT from Rossellomorea marisflavi includes the following:
- the mnmE gene encoding tRNA uridine-5-carboxymethylaminomethyl(34) synthesis GTPase MnmE, whose protein sequence is MEFDTIAAISTPMGEGAIAIVRLSGDDAFAIGDQVFRGKKGKPLTELDSHTIHYGHIVDPATEQVVEEVMVSVLKGPKTFTRENVLEINCHGGLVSVNKVLQLVLKHGARLAEPGEFTKRAFLNGRIDLSQAEAVMDLIRAKTDRAMNVALNQMEGRLSKLIQKLRQEILETLAHVEVNIDYPEYDDVEEMTHSVLLEKSSYVRDEIEKLIKTSEQGKILREGLSTVIIGRPNVGKSSLLNSLVHENKAIVTDIPGTTRDVIEEYVNVRGVPLRLVDTAGIRETEDIVERIGVERSRQVLKEADLILLVLNHADDLTFEDEQLFEAVKGMDVIVIVNKTDLPRKIDLAKVEALAANHKLVTTALIEEEGVDELEEAISSLFFDGSIEAGDMTYVSNSRHIALLHQASTSINEAIQNVEMGIPIDIAQIDLTRTWGLLGEIIGESVHDSLIDQLFSQFCLGK
- a CDS encoding GNAT family N-acetyltransferase encodes the protein MFTYKIDHDLSLKLLEPQDAQALFELTDKSRSHLKEWLPWLDFSTKVSDTEEFIAGTMKGYANRSSLSAAILYQGEVVGTAGFNNINWSNKTAYIGYWLGEGNQGKGIMTRVISTLTTYAFEHYALDKVEIRAAVGNQKSRGIPERLGYIKEGTIRQAEWLYDRYVDHVIYGILSDEWKEKSE
- the jag gene encoding RNA-binding cell elongation regulator Jag/EloR, which encodes MREVNVTGPTVEEAIESALSQLNITKDRAEITVIDPGKKAFFGLFGGKPAVVAVKETIDPVEEAKNFLIAVAKEMGVEASIEEKRSGREVEFNISGEKMALLIGKRGQTLNALQHLAQLVANRSSDQFVTILLDAENYRARRRETLSNLAKRLADKALRINRPVSLEAMPSYERKVIHAALVDKTDVETHSEGREPNRYIVISPK
- the spoIIIJ gene encoding YidC family membrane integrase SpoIIIJ, whose protein sequence is MKKRIIALMSIVGLMAILSGCTEYNKPINSDSTGFWNEYIVYPLSQLITFFGEKLDGFGSYGLAIIIVTLIIRLAILPLMIKQTKNSKAMQALQPEMKKLREKYSSKDAQTQQKLQQETMALFQSHGVNPLAGCFPLIVQMPILIGFYHAISRTAAIKEHNFLWFDLGSPDPIYALPLIAGLTTFIQQKLMMAGTADQNPQMAMMLYIMPVMIIIFAINFPAALSLYWVVGNLFMIAQTYFIKGPDIKEVKAAKATAQSGGKKK
- the rnpA gene encoding ribonuclease P protein component → MRKEQRVKKNEEFQDIFKKGTSFANRQFVLYFLKKDEPQPFRIGISVSKKIGNAVCRNRIKRYVRQSFLELREEVKDQYDYLIIARKPAADMNFHEVKSSLTHVLNRGKVLKRGSYGKNVRKKS